The following coding sequences lie in one Hydrogenophaga sp. PBL-H3 genomic window:
- a CDS encoding ABC transporter substrate-binding protein — translation MTIATKNQPTRSRLRALSAAALALGLLAQSGTASAEVLPAINLQLTPWTVIAREKGIFKEEFSKVGTHEVNLIASGGAELVGAETGALSKGAISIAQRMIYPATVHRANGLDGVIIWASETSNRYRAPILAAVSNKSVNTLADLDGKKFGSSRISCYWSAPTEALNSVGLPLDTRQTKGRVRYESIDNPTVAIAGVLSGALDATTTHLAAGNATGAWLSGKLKVIGHVPDDGVYVNHAGRVTYFAKREFVNKYPEAVKAFLASRERAMAWTLDNVDEAAKIVARETRVPVEVAKFQITHLGQWEFMAGEPNAQRARNSIKTFIDWYVKQGDDILSERRLTDAQVDAFVDSRFFAGGTHSIYR, via the coding sequence ATGACCATCGCCACGAAGAACCAACCCACCCGCAGCCGCCTGCGCGCCCTCAGTGCCGCCGCCCTGGCCCTGGGCCTGCTGGCCCAATCGGGCACAGCCAGCGCCGAGGTGCTGCCCGCCATCAACCTGCAGCTCACGCCGTGGACCGTGATCGCCCGTGAGAAAGGCATCTTCAAGGAAGAGTTCAGCAAGGTCGGCACCCACGAAGTCAACCTCATCGCATCGGGCGGTGCGGAGCTGGTGGGCGCGGAAACGGGCGCCCTCAGCAAGGGGGCGATTTCGATCGCGCAGCGCATGATCTACCCGGCCACCGTGCACCGCGCCAACGGGCTCGATGGCGTGATCATCTGGGCCTCCGAGACCTCCAACCGCTACCGCGCGCCCATCCTGGCAGCGGTGTCGAACAAGTCGGTGAACACGCTGGCCGACCTGGATGGCAAGAAGTTCGGCAGCAGCCGCATCAGCTGCTACTGGTCCGCCCCCACCGAAGCGCTCAACTCGGTGGGCCTGCCGCTGGACACGCGCCAGACCAAGGGCCGCGTGCGCTACGAATCGATCGACAACCCCACGGTGGCCATCGCCGGGGTGCTGTCGGGTGCGCTCGATGCCACCACCACCCACCTGGCTGCCGGCAACGCCACTGGTGCCTGGCTCTCGGGCAAGCTCAAGGTGATCGGCCATGTGCCGGACGATGGCGTGTACGTGAACCACGCCGGGCGCGTGACCTACTTCGCCAAGCGCGAGTTCGTCAACAAGTACCCCGAGGCGGTGAAAGCCTTCCTGGCCTCGCGCGAACGCGCCATGGCCTGGACGCTGGACAACGTGGACGAGGCCGCGAAGATCGTCGCGCGTGAAACCCGCGTGCCGGTGGAAGTGGCCAAGTTCCAGATCACCCACCTGGGCCAGTGGGAGTTCATGGCCGGCGAGCCCAACGCCCAGCGTGCGCGCAATTCCATCAAGACCTTCATCGACTGGTACGTGAAGCAGGGTGACGACATCCTGAGCGAACGCCGCCTGACCGATGCACAGGTCGACGCCTTCGTGGACAGCCGCT